From Pongo pygmaeus isolate AG05252 chromosome 1, NHGRI_mPonPyg2-v2.0_pri, whole genome shotgun sequence, one genomic window encodes:
- the SELENBP1 gene encoding methanethiol oxidase isoform X2 has translation MATKCGNCGPGYSTPLEAMKGPREEIVYLPCIYRNTGTEAPDYLATVDVDPKSPQYCQVIHRLPMPNLKDELHHSGWNTCSSCFGDSTKSRTKLVLPSLISSRIYVVDVGSEPRAPKLHKVIEPKDIHAKCELAFLHTSHCLASGEVMISSLGDVKGNGKGGFVLLDAETFEVKGTWERRGGAAPLGYDFWYQPRHNVMISTEWAAPNVLRDGFNPADVEAGLYGSHLYVWDWQRHEIVQTLSLKDGLIPLEIRFLHNPDAAQGFVGCALSSTIQRFYKNEGGTWSVEKVIQVPPKKVKGWLLPEMPGLITDILLSLDDRFLYFSNWLHGDLRQYDISDPQRPRLTGQLFVGGSIVKGGPVQVLEDQELKSQPEPLVVKGKRVAGGPQMIQLSLDGKRLYVTTSLYSAWDKQFYPDLIREGSVMLQVDVDTVKGGLKLNPNFLVDFGKEPLGPALAHELRYPGGDCSSDIWI, from the exons ATGG CTACGAAATGTGGAAATTGTGGACCCGGCTACTCCACGCCTCTGGAGGCCATGAAAG GACCCAGGGAAGAGATCGTCTACCTGCCCTGCATTTACCGAAACACGGGCACTGAGGCCCCAGATTATCTGGCCACTGTGGATGTTGACCCCAAGTCTCCCCAGTATTGCCAG GTCATCCACCGGCTGCCCATGCCCAACCTGAAGGACGAGCTGCATCACTCAGGATGGAACACCTGCAGCAGCTGCTTCGGTGACAGCACCAAGTCGCGCACCAAGCTGGTGCTGCCCAGTCTCATCTCCTCTCGCATCTATGTGGTGGATGTGGGCTCTGAGCCCCGGGCCCCAAAGCTGCACAAG GTCATTGAGCCCAAGGACATCCATGCCAAGTGCGAACTGGCCTTTCTCCACACCAGCCACTGCCTGGCCAGCGGGGAGGTGATGATCAGCTCCCTGGGAGACGTCAAGGGCAATGGCAAAG GGGGTTTTGTGCTGCTGGATGCGGAGACATTCGAGGTGAAGGGGACATGGGAGCGACGTGGGGGTGCTGCACCATTGGGCTATGACTTTTGGTACCAGCCCCGACACAATGTCATGATCAGCACTGAGTGGGCAGCTCCCAATGTCTTACGAGATGGCTTCAACCCCGCTGATGTGGAGGCTG gaCTGTACGGGAGCCACTTATATGTATGGGACTGGCAGCGCCATGAGATTGtgcagaccctgtctctaaaagatgGGCTTATTCCCTTGGAGATCCGCTTCCTGCACAACCCAGACGCTGCCCAAGGCTTTGTGGGCTGCGCACTCAGCTCCACCATCCAGCGCTTCTACAAGAACGAG GGAGGTACATGGTCAGTGGAGAAGGTGATCCAGGTGCCCCCCAAGAAAGTGAAGGGCTGGCTGCTGCCCGAAATGCCAG GCCTGATCACCGACATCCTGCTGTCCCTGGACGACCGCTTCCTGTACTTCAGCAACTGGCTGCACGGGGACCTGAGGCAGTATGACATCTCTGACCCACAGAGGCCCCGCCTCACAGGACAG CTCTTCGTCGGGGGCAGCATTGTTAAGGGAGGCCCCGTGCAAGTGCTGGAGGACCAGGAACTAAAGTCCCAGCCAGAGCCCCTGGTGGTCAAG GGAAAACGGGTGGCCGGAGGCCCTCAGATGATCCAGCTCAGCCTAGATGGGAAGCGCCTCTACGTCACCACGTCGCTGTACAGTGCCTGGGACAAGCAGTTTTACCCTGATCTCATCAG GGAAGGCTCTGTGATGCTGCAGGTTGATGTAGACACAGTAAAAGGAGGGCTGAAGTTGAATCCCAACTTCCTGGTGGACTTCGGGAAGGAGCCCCTTGGCCCAGCCCTCGCCCATGAGCTCCGCTACCCTGGGGGTGATTGTAGCTCTGACATCTGGATTTGA
- the SELENBP1 gene encoding methanethiol oxidase isoform X1 encodes MRLEWGPRPAALPWPAGMCAAGRAEGAFTLQSVAQPMRPIASTATKCGNCGPGYSTPLEAMKGPREEIVYLPCIYRNTGTEAPDYLATVDVDPKSPQYCQVIHRLPMPNLKDELHHSGWNTCSSCFGDSTKSRTKLVLPSLISSRIYVVDVGSEPRAPKLHKVIEPKDIHAKCELAFLHTSHCLASGEVMISSLGDVKGNGKGGFVLLDAETFEVKGTWERRGGAAPLGYDFWYQPRHNVMISTEWAAPNVLRDGFNPADVEAGLYGSHLYVWDWQRHEIVQTLSLKDGLIPLEIRFLHNPDAAQGFVGCALSSTIQRFYKNEGGTWSVEKVIQVPPKKVKGWLLPEMPGLITDILLSLDDRFLYFSNWLHGDLRQYDISDPQRPRLTGQLFVGGSIVKGGPVQVLEDQELKSQPEPLVVKGKRVAGGPQMIQLSLDGKRLYVTTSLYSAWDKQFYPDLIREGSVMLQVDVDTVKGGLKLNPNFLVDFGKEPLGPALAHELRYPGGDCSSDIWI; translated from the exons ATGAGGCTGGAGTGGGGGCCTAGGCCAGCCGCACTGCCGTGGCCCGCTGGGATGTGTGCTGCAGGACGTGCGGAGGGAGCCTTCACCCTCCAGAGCGTGGCCCAGCCAATGCGCCCCATTGCTTCCACAGCTACGAAATGTGGAAATTGTGGACCCGGCTACTCCACGCCTCTGGAGGCCATGAAAG GACCCAGGGAAGAGATCGTCTACCTGCCCTGCATTTACCGAAACACGGGCACTGAGGCCCCAGATTATCTGGCCACTGTGGATGTTGACCCCAAGTCTCCCCAGTATTGCCAG GTCATCCACCGGCTGCCCATGCCCAACCTGAAGGACGAGCTGCATCACTCAGGATGGAACACCTGCAGCAGCTGCTTCGGTGACAGCACCAAGTCGCGCACCAAGCTGGTGCTGCCCAGTCTCATCTCCTCTCGCATCTATGTGGTGGATGTGGGCTCTGAGCCCCGGGCCCCAAAGCTGCACAAG GTCATTGAGCCCAAGGACATCCATGCCAAGTGCGAACTGGCCTTTCTCCACACCAGCCACTGCCTGGCCAGCGGGGAGGTGATGATCAGCTCCCTGGGAGACGTCAAGGGCAATGGCAAAG GGGGTTTTGTGCTGCTGGATGCGGAGACATTCGAGGTGAAGGGGACATGGGAGCGACGTGGGGGTGCTGCACCATTGGGCTATGACTTTTGGTACCAGCCCCGACACAATGTCATGATCAGCACTGAGTGGGCAGCTCCCAATGTCTTACGAGATGGCTTCAACCCCGCTGATGTGGAGGCTG gaCTGTACGGGAGCCACTTATATGTATGGGACTGGCAGCGCCATGAGATTGtgcagaccctgtctctaaaagatgGGCTTATTCCCTTGGAGATCCGCTTCCTGCACAACCCAGACGCTGCCCAAGGCTTTGTGGGCTGCGCACTCAGCTCCACCATCCAGCGCTTCTACAAGAACGAG GGAGGTACATGGTCAGTGGAGAAGGTGATCCAGGTGCCCCCCAAGAAAGTGAAGGGCTGGCTGCTGCCCGAAATGCCAG GCCTGATCACCGACATCCTGCTGTCCCTGGACGACCGCTTCCTGTACTTCAGCAACTGGCTGCACGGGGACCTGAGGCAGTATGACATCTCTGACCCACAGAGGCCCCGCCTCACAGGACAG CTCTTCGTCGGGGGCAGCATTGTTAAGGGAGGCCCCGTGCAAGTGCTGGAGGACCAGGAACTAAAGTCCCAGCCAGAGCCCCTGGTGGTCAAG GGAAAACGGGTGGCCGGAGGCCCTCAGATGATCCAGCTCAGCCTAGATGGGAAGCGCCTCTACGTCACCACGTCGCTGTACAGTGCCTGGGACAAGCAGTTTTACCCTGATCTCATCAG GGAAGGCTCTGTGATGCTGCAGGTTGATGTAGACACAGTAAAAGGAGGGCTGAAGTTGAATCCCAACTTCCTGGTGGACTTCGGGAAGGAGCCCCTTGGCCCAGCCCTCGCCCATGAGCTCCGCTACCCTGGGGGTGATTGTAGCTCTGACATCTGGATTTGA